The segment CAAAAAGTACTTCGCCGGATGTCGGGTCAATCAGCCGGTTAAGATGGCGGATCAGAGTTGACTTTCCAGACCCCGAAAGTCCCATAACCACAAATGTTTCACCGCGTTCGATAGAAAGAGACACATCATGCAGCCCGACCGTATGGCCTGTTTGGGCAAGTATTTCATCCTTGTCTGCACCGTCTCGTGCAAGCTTTAGCGACTTTTCTGGATCGGGGCCGAAGATTTTGAAAATATTGCGGATTTCGATATAGCTCATGATTTTCCCTCCGCCTTGTGGCTGCGATGTGATCGCTTGCCATAGGCCTGACCGATCCGGTCAAACACAACCGCCAAAAGCACTATCGCGATGCCTGCTTCCGTGCCCGCACCGACATCAAGGCGCTGGATGCCCATCAGTACCTGTTCGCCAAGTCCACGCGCGCCGATCATGGATGCAATCACCACCATCGAAATCGCCATCATCGTCGTCTGATTGATCCCGGCCATGATATTGGGCAGCGCAAGGGGAAGCTGTACTTTCCACAGAATTTGCCTGCGATTGGCCCCGAATGACCGGGATGCTTCAAGTACCTCGGGATCAACAAGTCTGATGCCAAGATCGGTTAGTCGAATGACCGGCGGGGCTGCGTAAATCACGGTGGCAAGGATTGCCGGAACCTTTCCCAGCCCAAACAGCATCAGGGCAGGGATGAGATACACAAAACTCGGCATCGTCTGCATGGTATCAAGGATCGGCAGCATCACAGCGCGCAGGCGGTTTGACATTGCCATGGCAATTCCGACCGGAACACCGATGATAACGGAAAGGGCCGTGGCAACGATCATCAGGGCAAGGGTCTGCATCGCCTTGTCCCAAAGCCCCAGTGACCCGATGGCGACCATCGCAATCGCAAGCCCTGCGGCAATTTTCCAATTGCGACTGGCATGAAACCCGATCACGGCGATGGCAATCACAACGATCCACCAAGGAGTGCCGCGCAGGATCTGTTCCAGCCAGACCAGTACTGTCAGCAGGCTGCCGGCAAACGCTTCGAACGCGTCGCCATAATTCACCACCAGCCAGTCGACAAAGCGATTGACCCATTTGCCCAAGGGCACATTCAATTGTTCTGGAAACATCGTGCGCGTCCGGCCGGTTGTGTTCAGAAAACCAATGAACGTAGGAGCCTAGCAATATGATCCCGCCAACGCACGATTAAATGCTTGGGTGCCTGACATCTCCTGACAGTTTTGTGTAAAGGTACATAAAGGAAAACACCCCGCACCGAGGGTGCGGGGTGTTCCATTCGTCATCGAATGCACATTTCGTGATCTTCGAGACGATCACATCGCAGCTTTGCGCGCTTCTTCAAGCCAGCCATCGAATTTTGCCTGATTTGCCTTGATCCAGGCATCGGCATGACGGTTGATGTCTTCGGCCGACTTTTCACCATCGCGCATACGAAGGTTCTGGGCCGAGATATCGTTGGCCGACAGTTCCATGATGGAAAACAGCTTCGCCGCGGCTGGGTTTTCTTCGGCCCATGCCTTGTTGGCGATGATCTGCTGGTTGTTCACCTGGAAGCCATAGTTCGAACCGTCCGGAAGGGCGGTGTCGGCATCCTTGTTTTCACCCGGAAGGGATGAGAACGGAACCTGCAGCCAGGTCACGTCCTTGCCCGGGACCAGAACGCCCGAAACCCAATACGGGGTCCAAGTGTAATACAGGATCGGCTCACCAGCTTTGTAACGGGTAATGGTATCGGCGATGATGGCCGAATAGGAACCCTGATTGTGGGCTACCGTGTCACGCAGGTCATAGGCATCAAGGTGATGTTCGATCACACCTTCACAGCCCCAACCCGGGTTGCAACCGGCAAGATCGGCTTTGCCGTCACCGTTATTGTCGAAAATCTTGGCAATTTCCGGATCGGACAATTGGCTGATATTGGTGATGTTGTGTTCATCAGCGGTTTTCTTGTCGATCAGGTAACCCTGCAACGCACCCGGTGAATAAACACCTTCGCGATAGATTTTTTCGTCACCGCCGGCTGCCTTGTAGAAATCGGCATGCAGGGGGTTCCAGTGATCGGCCAAAAAGGTTGCATCGCCATTGCCAATGGCAACGTGACCAGCCGCATATTCGATTTCCTGGATGTCCTTGACGTCGTAGCCAAGCTCTTCAAGTGCCTTCATCACCAGAACGGTCTGGAATGTTTCTTCGGCAATCGAGCTTTTAAGCGGCTGGACTTCAACGCCTTCACCCGGTTTCATATCGTCGGCGAATGCAGCACCGCTTATCAGAAACGAGCTGGTCACCGCAATCGCGGCACCGGTGGAAAGTTTCTTCAGGATCGTCATTAGCTTCTCCTTGTTGGTTGATTGGGGCAGTTTTCTGCCCTTGTTTTCAAACCGGCTTGCCGGCTATTTCTTGCCCATAAGGGAACGGATAAGTGCGGCCGGGCCGCTTTCGTACCAGTGACGGGTGCCCTTGCTGCGGCTATCCTGACCAAGGGCCTGCGTCATGCGGTCCAGCACGATCGCCAGAAGCACGATCCCGACACCGCCAACCGTGGCGAGGCCCATGTCAAGGCGACCAATGCCGCGCAAAACCATCTGGCCAAGGCCACCAACCGCGATCATCGATGCGATCACCACCATCGAAAGGGCCAGCATCAGGGTCTGGTTCACGCCGGCCATGATTGTCGGCATGGCGAGCGGAAGCTGGACACGGAACAGAAGCTGTTTCGGGCTGGCACCGAAGGAACGTGCTGCTTCCACCAGATCGCCGGGCACCTGACGGATACCAAGGATGGTCAGGCGGATCAGAGGCGGCAGGGCAAAGATGATCGTCACGACCACGCCCGGCACATTGCCGATACCAAACAGCATCACGATCGGGACAAGGTAAACGAATGCCGGTGTCGTCTGCATCGCATCAAGGATCGGGCGTGCGGTATTTGATGCCCGCTCGTTGCGGGCAAGCCAGATACCGGTCGGTAGGCCGATCACCACGCAGAACAGAACCGACGTGATCACAAGCGACAGGGTCACCATGGCTTCCGACCATGCGCCGATCAGGCCGACGGCAATCATCGAAATCAGCGTTCCGATGGCAAGGCGACGGCCCGCAACCTGCCACGCAATCAGCGACAGAATGATAATGACAATAATGGCTGGCGTTGCCTGCAAACCGGCCTCGACGCCCGACAGGACGGCATCAATCGGCCAGCGGATCGCCTGAAAAACGCTGCGGAAATTATCGACAATCCATTCAAGTCCCTGATTGACCCAGATATCAAGCGGGATCACCGCATCCTGAAACGGATGCAGGATGTCGAAATGATGTTCCGGGGCAGGGGCGGCATTGGAAAGCCAGTCACCTGCCGTATCAGAGGCACCGCTGCCCCACGGGTTGGAGGCACCACTCTGGGCCGCATCGGCAGCCCCCGATGTGGTTGCGTCTTTTGCTGCGTCTGCCGCACCGTTATCGGTGGCGGCACCCCATGGATTGCTGTTGTCAGCCATTTGCGCCATCTCCTTCGCGGTCGAGAGTCGCCAAAAGATTGGCCCTGTTGATTACGCCCAGATATTTGCCGTTTTCATTAATGACCGGTACGCCACAAGGTGTATGGGCTACGGTGCCGATCAGATCGGAAAGCTGTGTGTCATGGGCAACAGCGTTGATATCCGGCAGGAACGCTGCGGAAAGTTTGTCAGCACCTGATTTGATTGCCTTGTCGACGCTGTCGACGGAAATAATCCCGTGGAAATCAAGCTTGTCGCCGACAATGTAACCATATTCGCGATCTTCGTTGCGCAGGCGGTTCAGGGCGGTTTTAAGGCCAACGCCTTCGCGTTCGATAACGGTAACCTGCCGTTTGACGACGATATCCTTGGCCGTCAGAATTGTTGATACGTCAACACCGCGGAAGAAGGATTTGACATAGTCATTGGCCGGATTGTTGAGGATTTCCTCTGGCGTTCCGACCTGTACGACAATGCCGCCTTCCATGATTGCGATCCGGTCACCGATGCGCATCGCTTCATCCAGATCGTGCGAGATAAAGATGATGGTGCGCTTGTGTTCGCGTTGCAGGGTCAGAAGCTCGTCCTGCATTTCGGTTCGGATCAGTGGATCAAGGGCGGAAAACGCTTCATCCATCAACATGACGGACGGATCATTGGCAAGGGCGCGGGCAAGGCCAACGCGCTGCTGCATGCCGCCGGAAAGCTCGTCGGGGTATGAATTCGCCTGTGCTTTCAGTCCCACCTGATCAAGCGCGTTCAGGGCGCGCTGATGGCGTTCTTCCTCGGCAACTCCGGCCAGCTCAAGACCAAAGGCCGCGTTGTCGACAACGCTCATATGGGGCATCAGGGCAAAGGACTGGAATACCATGGACATATCCCTGCGGCGCAGTTCACGCAGTTCCTCGTCGCTCATGGCTGCTATATCTGTGCCGTCATAAAGCACCTGGCCAGATGTCGGCTCAATCAGGCGGTTTAACAGTCGAACCAGCGTCGATTTACCGGAGCCCGAAAGCCCCATGACAACAAAAATCTCGCCTTCACGAACGGTGAAGCTAGCGCCACAAACGCCAACGGTTTGTCCGGTTTTGTCAAAAATTTCGGCTTTGTCGATCCCGTCACTGATCATCTGCATGGCTTGATCGGGACGGTCGCCAAAGACTTTATAAAGGTCCTTTACAACGATTTTATCGGTCATTGGCCCTTGTCATTTGTTGTTATCGGACAACAGGCGGCGTGTATCCCGGGTTCCGGAAACCGCGCGATGCCATCCATTGAAAATGTCATGTCGAGACAGGTGTGATCGTTGCGCCGGATCGCGCCTGCTCCCCCAATTTCATCACATTCTGTAATCTGATAGTTACAGATCAAAACATTTGATGTCAAATTATAATGGCGCTAAGTTGGGCGCATAATATGACAGGGAGGATTGCGCACATGATCTCGGATCAGCAGAGAAGGCGCGAGTTTCTTGATGTTTTGGTTGCTCTGCGGCAGATCATTCGTGCAACCGATCTGCACTCAAAACATGTGATGAAGGTTTGTGGTCTTACGGTTCCGCAACTCGTCGTGCTTCTGGCGATCGAGGAACTTGGTGCGGTGACTGTCAAGGAGATCTCCCGTCATGTATCGCTGAGTCAGGCGACCGTAACGACGATCCTGAACCGGCTGGAAGGACGCGGTTTTATCGAGCGTGCCCGAAATGCCGATGATAAACGGGTGGTCAACAGCCGTTTGACTGACAAAGGACTTGCGGTTCTAAGTGATACGCCGCCGCTGATGGATGGTGAATTCATGCAGCGTTATGAAAGACTTCGATCAGAACGAACGCAGCCGTATCCTCGCATCACTGCAGCACGTGGCCCGCCTGATGGATACCGAAGAAGTCGACCCCAGACCGCCGACCGGATTGGATCGGTTTTCCGTGAACTAGGTGACAAGACGGCACCCCCGGAACAGGTAGCAAACAGGCAGTAAAAAGGGCAGATCGAAATCTGCCCCGTGATCGATATCTAAAAGATCGCACAGCGATCAGGTATTGCTACCCGTGTTGTTAAAGCGCAGCTTCAACCCGTTCTGCGACTTTCTCCGGCACCCATGCTTTCCACACGCCCGGCTTTTCTTTCAAGAAATAAAGGGCCGCATCTTCGGGTTTTTCACCGTTTTCCTGCATATAGGCCAGCATTTCCGAAACCATGGCGTTGCTGGTTTCATAATGCGTCAGGAATTCGATCAGTTTGGGGGCTGATTTCATGAATTCCGTATTCACCCCGACTGTGACCGTGCTTTCCGGATAGGCTGTGGCCTTTGTCGGATTTTCATCCGTTTTCAGCTTGTCGAAAATTGCCTGGTCATATGCAGGTTCTTCAAGGCGATAGCTGTCATAAAGACCCATGACCCAGGTCGGTCCCCAGTAATAATAAAGTGCCGGTTCACCGCGCTTGTGCGCAGATGCGATTGCCGCCGAAAGTGCGGCACCGGTGCCCGGTCGGAAATTGGTGAAACTGTCATTCAGGCCATAGGCCGCGAGTTTCCCCGAATTGACCTTTTCGCACACCCAGCCTGCCGGGCAGTTATAAAAACGGCCCTTACCCGGTTCTTCGGCATCTTCGAACAGATCGGCATATTTCGGCAGGTCATCGACGGATTTCAGATCCGGTGCCATCGGCTCGATCCCGCGTTCCTTGTCACCTTCGATAACGTAACGCGGCACGAACCAGCCTTCGACGGCGTCATCGAAATTCACACCTATCTGAGTTACATTTCCGGCGGCTTCGGCCTTTTTCCATGCGTCAGCGACGTTGTCACGCCAGATTTCCATGACGACATCGATGTCACCTTTGCCCGCACCGGTCAAAAGCGGAATGACGTCACCGGGCAGGGCGTCGGTTTTACATCCGTAGCCCTTTTCAATGATGAAGCGTGCAACCGCGTTATGGAAAAGCGCGCTGTCATAATTCAGTCCGGCGAACATCACCGGACGGTCGATCTCGCAACTGGCATCCTGTGCCTGTGCGCTTGTGTAGGTAGAGAATGCAAGGCCAGCGGCCATAAGCATTGCGGCTCCGGTAGGCAGGATGTTCATCACTTTTCCCTTTGACTATCTTCTACGGTCCGGAAGCGCATCAAATGCAATGTCCGGCGGTTGAATGCCGCCATGTCACCAGTGGTTGTGTGCTCGATCCCCTGACTGGACTTTGCCCCTGATACAGGTGGGGTGAAGTTTAACCTTGGGGTCAAAGGTGACGCAACCCTGCTTGCCTACATTTGCCGGACTTGTGATGTGCCATAATGATTTGAAGTCTAAACTGCATCTCCTGACAGCCGTGTCAGGAGATGTCAGTGCGGATGTGATTGCGAGGATGAATTTTGCCCGGAAGTTCGTGAAACTTCTGCCAAGCATGTTTATGCTGCGCGAAACGCATTTCTGCCGGGGGCACCATGACACATGACAGTCTGTTTGTTTTTGATATCGAAACCGTTCCCGATATCGATGTCTTGCCGCAACTGACCGGTGAAACCGCACCTGATCCAGTGACTGGGCGCGAAATGCTCGAAAAATATCACCTTGATATCACCGATGGCCGGAACGGCTTCCCGCGCCAGCCGTTTCACAAGGTCGTTGCCATCAGCTTCCTGCGTGCGACGATACAACGCGATGGCAATCTGGAAACCTACGAGATTGAAGAACTGCGTTCCGGTGGCGATCTGACCAGCGAGGAAAAGGATCTCGTAAACGGCTTTTTTGCCTATTGCGGTAAACTTTATCCCAGGTTGGTCAGCTTCAACGGCCGCGGGTTTGATCTGCCGGTTTTGAAATATCGCGCGATGAAGCACGGTGTGTCTGCGCGCTGGCTACATCAGTCGGCCAATAAATGGGAAAATTATACATCGCGTTATGCGCCGAACTGGCATTGTGATCTTGCCGAGGTTCTTTCCGACTATGGGGCATCTGCAAGAACCAAAATGAACGAGGTTTGTGCCGCCCTTGATCTTCCCGGCAAGACCGGCGTTGACGGCAGCAAGGTCTCGGATATGTATGACAATGGCGAAATCGAAGGCATTCGCCGTTATTGCGAAACCGATGTTCTGAACACCTATCTTCTTTATCTGCGCTATGTGCTTCACACCGGTCTAAGCGACCATGACGGCTATAATCATGCTATCAAACTGACCGTTGCATGGCTTGAAGAACGCGCAGGCGATATTCCGGCTTATCAGGAATTCCTCGATGCCTGGAAAGGCGCAAGTAAGGGGTCGTTCAACCTGCTTTAGGTTGCATTTTCCGGATTTCTGCAATCTTTGGGATTAGGTCGATATTTCTATATGTGAAATACATCACATCGCCGGGTTGAATTTGGGTGATCTCTGTTGAAATCGCGGTGCAGGGCGCTTAATTGCATCTTTGCATTTGCAACTGATTTGCAAATGCATGCGGATTTCATGGATTTCAACGGGGAACGTTCACATGGACATCAGAAAGATTATTTGCGGTACGGTGTTGGGAGCCGCCACCGTTGCAGCTACGGCTGCGTCGGCACAGGAAGTTAACGTTTATTCCTTGCGTCAGCCTTTTCTTGTCGAGCCGCTGTTTGAAAGCTTTACCAAGGAAACCGGCGTTAAGGTCAATGTGATCTTCGCCGAAAAAGGTCTTGTTGAACGCATCAAGCAGGAAGGGGCCAATAGCCCGGCCGATCTTCTGATGACGGTCGATATCAGCCGAATTCAGGAAGCCGTTGATGCGGGTGTTACAGAGGCCGTCGACAGTGACGTCCTCGAAACCAACATTCCGGCCCATCTGCGCGATGAAAACGATCAGTGGTTTGCCCTGACCCAGCGTGGTCGTGCGCTTTATGCCTCCAAGGATCGTGTCGCTGAAGGTGAAATCACCACCTACGAAGATCTTGCTGATCCGAAATGGAAGGGTCGCGTTTGCACTCGTCCAGGCTCGCATGACTATAACGTTGCCCTGATTTCCTCGATGATTGCCCATCATGGTGCCGAAGAAGCCAAAACGTGGCTCGAGGGCCTGAAAGCAAACCTTGCACGTAAGCCACAGGGCAATGATCGCGGTCAGGTCAAGGCGATCAAGGAAGGCGAATGCGATGTTGCCATCGCCAATACCTATTACTATGGCAAGATGCTTGATGATCCGGAACAGCGTGCATGGGCTGAATTGGTAAACATCGTTTTCCCGAACCAGGATGGTCGCGGCATGTCGATGAACATTTCCGGCATGACCCTGATCAAGGGTGCACCGAACAAGGAAAATGCCGTCAAGCTGATGGAATTCCTTTCGGGCGACGAAGCGCAGAAAATCTACGCCGAAGTGAACTATGAATATCCGGTCAAGCCGGGTGTTGAATGGTCCGATTATGTGAAGTCGTGGGGCACCTTTAAGGCTGACGAACTTCCGCTGGCCGAAATCGCCCGTCTGCGTGCCGATGCGGTTCGCATGGTTGATCAGGTCGGCTACGACGAATAACTGAATTTTCGTTTTTCGAATAATTCCGGAAAGGGGCGGTAACCATTACCGTCCCTTTTTTGTCGGCAAAACGGGGCCGGCTCTGTGCACAGGCAGGAGGCGTACAAGGCGGTTATGTTCTATTCGCTCTTGCAAAACAGGGTGGCTGCCCTTTAATTTCCCGGGCAGCGAGTACAAATCATTCTTACT is part of the Thalassospira lucentensis genome and harbors:
- a CDS encoding MarR family transcriptional regulator, whose translation is MISDQQRRREFLDVLVALRQIIRATDLHSKHVMKVCGLTVPQLVVLLAIEELGAVTVKEISRHVSLSQATVTTILNRLEGRGFIERARNADDKRVVNSRLTDKGLAVLSDTPPLMDGEFMQRYERLRSERTQPYPRITAARGPPDGYRRSRPQTADRIGSVFRELGDKTAPPEQVANRQ
- a CDS encoding Fe(3+) ABC transporter substrate-binding protein, encoding MDIRKIICGTVLGAATVAATAASAQEVNVYSLRQPFLVEPLFESFTKETGVKVNVIFAEKGLVERIKQEGANSPADLLMTVDISRIQEAVDAGVTEAVDSDVLETNIPAHLRDENDQWFALTQRGRALYASKDRVAEGEITTYEDLADPKWKGRVCTRPGSHDYNVALISSMIAHHGAEEAKTWLEGLKANLARKPQGNDRGQVKAIKEGECDVAIANTYYYGKMLDDPEQRAWAELVNIVFPNQDGRGMSMNISGMTLIKGAPNKENAVKLMEFLSGDEAQKIYAEVNYEYPVKPGVEWSDYVKSWGTFKADELPLAEIARLRADAVRMVDQVGYDE
- the proW gene encoding glycine betaine/L-proline ABC transporter permease ProW, whose product is MADNSNPWGAATDNGAADAAKDATTSGAADAAQSGASNPWGSGASDTAGDWLSNAAPAPEHHFDILHPFQDAVIPLDIWVNQGLEWIVDNFRSVFQAIRWPIDAVLSGVEAGLQATPAIIVIIILSLIAWQVAGRRLAIGTLISMIAVGLIGAWSEAMVTLSLVITSVLFCVVIGLPTGIWLARNERASNTARPILDAMQTTPAFVYLVPIVMLFGIGNVPGVVVTIIFALPPLIRLTILGIRQVPGDLVEAARSFGASPKQLLFRVQLPLAMPTIMAGVNQTLMLALSMVVIASMIAVGGLGQMVLRGIGRLDMGLATVGGVGIVLLAIVLDRMTQALGQDSRSKGTRHWYESGPAALIRSLMGKK
- the proX gene encoding glycine betaine/L-proline ABC transporter substrate-binding protein ProX, which encodes MTILKKLSTGAAIAVTSSFLISGAAFADDMKPGEGVEVQPLKSSIAEETFQTVLVMKALEELGYDVKDIQEIEYAAGHVAIGNGDATFLADHWNPLHADFYKAAGGDEKIYREGVYSPGALQGYLIDKKTADEHNITNISQLSDPEIAKIFDNNGDGKADLAGCNPGWGCEGVIEHHLDAYDLRDTVAHNQGSYSAIIADTITRYKAGEPILYYTWTPYWVSGVLVPGKDVTWLQVPFSSLPGENKDADTALPDGSNYGFQVNNQQIIANKAWAEENPAAAKLFSIMELSANDISAQNLRMRDGEKSAEDINRHADAWIKANQAKFDGWLEEARKAAM
- a CDS encoding proline/glycine betaine ABC transporter permease, with the protein product MFPEQLNVPLGKWVNRFVDWLVVNYGDAFEAFAGSLLTVLVWLEQILRGTPWWIVVIAIAVIGFHASRNWKIAAGLAIAMVAIGSLGLWDKAMQTLALMIVATALSVIIGVPVGIAMAMSNRLRAVMLPILDTMQTMPSFVYLIPALMLFGLGKVPAILATVIYAAPPVIRLTDLGIRLVDPEVLEASRSFGANRRQILWKVQLPLALPNIMAGINQTTMMAISMVVIASMIGARGLGEQVLMGIQRLDVGAGTEAGIAIVLLAVVFDRIGQAYGKRSHRSHKAEGKS
- a CDS encoding 3'-5' exonuclease, whose product is MTHDSLFVFDIETVPDIDVLPQLTGETAPDPVTGREMLEKYHLDITDGRNGFPRQPFHKVVAISFLRATIQRDGNLETYEIEELRSGGDLTSEEKDLVNGFFAYCGKLYPRLVSFNGRGFDLPVLKYRAMKHGVSARWLHQSANKWENYTSRYAPNWHCDLAEVLSDYGASARTKMNEVCAALDLPGKTGVDGSKVSDMYDNGEIEGIRRYCETDVLNTYLLYLRYVLHTGLSDHDGYNHAIKLTVAWLEERAGDIPAYQEFLDAWKGASKGSFNLL
- the proV gene encoding glycine betaine/L-proline ABC transporter ATP-binding protein ProV, which produces MTDKIVVKDLYKVFGDRPDQAMQMISDGIDKAEIFDKTGQTVGVCGASFTVREGEIFVVMGLSGSGKSTLVRLLNRLIEPTSGQVLYDGTDIAAMSDEELRELRRRDMSMVFQSFALMPHMSVVDNAAFGLELAGVAEEERHQRALNALDQVGLKAQANSYPDELSGGMQQRVGLARALANDPSVMLMDEAFSALDPLIRTEMQDELLTLQREHKRTIIFISHDLDEAMRIGDRIAIMEGGIVVQVGTPEEILNNPANDYVKSFFRGVDVSTILTAKDIVVKRQVTVIEREGVGLKTALNRLRNEDREYGYIVGDKLDFHGIISVDSVDKAIKSGADKLSAAFLPDINAVAHDTQLSDLIGTVAHTPCGVPVINENGKYLGVINRANLLATLDREGDGANG
- a CDS encoding ABC transporter substrate-binding protein translates to MNILPTGAAMLMAAGLAFSTYTSAQAQDASCEIDRPVMFAGLNYDSALFHNAVARFIIEKGYGCKTDALPGDVIPLLTGAGKGDIDVVMEIWRDNVADAWKKAEAAGNVTQIGVNFDDAVEGWFVPRYVIEGDKERGIEPMAPDLKSVDDLPKYADLFEDAEEPGKGRFYNCPAGWVCEKVNSGKLAAYGLNDSFTNFRPGTGAALSAAIASAHKRGEPALYYYWGPTWVMGLYDSYRLEEPAYDQAIFDKLKTDENPTKATAYPESTVTVGVNTEFMKSAPKLIEFLTHYETSNAMVSEMLAYMQENGEKPEDAALYFLKEKPGVWKAWVPEKVAERVEAAL